The following proteins are encoded in a genomic region of Ornithinibacillus sp. 4-3:
- a CDS encoding TetR/AcrR family transcriptional regulator, translating to MPKIVDHDEKRKQIAEAAWNIIRKEGVEKASIRRVAAEAGMSSGALRHYFSTQDEMLLFIMNYYLEEGKKRSHNKEWSENPVQAVEEVLLELVPIDEEKKIETSVWWILALRSLTSDTIKDKKDEITDGTYELANSMIEILALKGVLSDSMNAELEKSRLTALIEGLSIHALLRPDVYSPEKVKEVIRYHLETLCNKIN from the coding sequence ATGCCAAAAATTGTTGATCATGATGAAAAGCGCAAACAAATTGCTGAGGCTGCATGGAATATTATTAGAAAAGAAGGGGTTGAGAAAGCGTCTATACGAAGAGTTGCAGCTGAGGCAGGGATGTCTTCTGGTGCGTTAAGACATTATTTTTCAACTCAAGATGAAATGTTATTATTTATTATGAATTACTACTTAGAAGAAGGGAAAAAACGTTCTCACAATAAAGAATGGTCAGAAAACCCAGTGCAGGCAGTAGAAGAAGTTTTATTAGAGCTAGTACCAATAGATGAAGAAAAGAAAATTGAAACGAGTGTTTGGTGGATTCTTGCATTACGTTCACTTACAAGTGATACAATAAAGGACAAAAAAGATGAAATAACGGACGGTACATATGAATTAGCAAATTCAATGATTGAAATCTTAGCTCTAAAAGGCGTATTATCAGATTCAATGAATGCAGAATTAGAAAAGAGTAGGTTAACGGCATTAATAGAGGGATTGTCGATTCATGCTTTATTAAGACCTGATGTATACTCTCCAGAAAAGGTGAAGGAAGTTATTCGTTATCATTTAGAGACACTCTGCAATAAAATCAATTAA
- a CDS encoding ABC-three component system protein, producing the protein MEFKDFFTLMKPVLGKERANSKLVRNLVAMITKTDSDVDPSQNQSDDTLKSYSNGRRPLSPEYARGIIAEVEFQNFVDSVNSNDEVVIERLSDSFKQYDSTVTPDVVGTVAGEIFLDILYKAAGENVNKQKSIVPSKYYLRHRYGNQLLVENKGSCSYKGCGKPLVLSNNESTQAYFDVVMINNDDGEQIDNLIALCPECAGKYLLSHSEEDQEELHDLKATMHELLLTRKSLTDIKIEESVSEILEIICETDPKEITNLSYEPKSVRDKIYKKNYLLFRSNIANVTQYYPFIETQFKSFSREKKMNYERLSMQIRSAYLTAAEKTSLQDEIYTSLVEWLMDVTRKPRVSCEIVISFFVQKCEVFDAPTKQTI; encoded by the coding sequence ATGGAATTTAAAGATTTTTTCACCCTAATGAAACCTGTGCTAGGTAAAGAAAGAGCAAATTCTAAGTTGGTTCGAAATCTAGTAGCAATGATTACCAAAACTGATAGTGATGTTGACCCTTCTCAAAATCAGTCGGATGATACATTGAAATCTTATTCAAATGGAAGAAGACCTTTGTCCCCGGAATATGCTCGAGGGATAATTGCAGAGGTTGAATTTCAAAATTTCGTTGATTCTGTAAATTCAAATGATGAAGTTGTTATTGAGAGATTGTCAGATAGCTTTAAACAGTATGATTCAACTGTAACTCCCGATGTTGTTGGTACAGTCGCAGGGGAAATTTTCTTGGATATTCTTTATAAAGCTGCTGGAGAGAATGTTAATAAGCAAAAATCCATAGTCCCTTCAAAGTATTATTTAAGGCACAGATATGGGAATCAGTTACTAGTTGAAAATAAAGGTAGTTGTTCTTATAAGGGATGTGGAAAACCTCTTGTTTTAAGCAACAATGAATCCACTCAAGCATACTTTGATGTGGTTATGATAAATAACGATGATGGTGAACAAATTGATAATCTTATTGCTCTTTGCCCTGAATGTGCAGGAAAATATCTATTATCACACTCAGAAGAAGATCAAGAGGAGTTACATGATTTAAAAGCTACTATGCATGAACTTTTATTGACTCGGAAATCACTAACTGATATTAAAATCGAGGAATCTGTATCTGAGATATTAGAAATTATATGTGAAACTGATCCCAAAGAAATTACCAATCTAAGTTACGAACCTAAATCAGTAAGAGATAAGATTTACAAGAAAAACTATCTGCTATTCAGAAGTAATATTGCTAACGTAACACAGTACTATCCATTCATCGAAACACAGTTTAAATCTTTTTCTAGAGAAAAAAAGATGAATTATGAACGGCTTTCTATGCAGATAAGATCTGCTTATTTAACAGCAGCAGAAAAAACAAGTCTACAAGACGAAATTTACACATCTCTAGTTGAGTGGCTTATGGACGTCACAAGAAAGCCTAGAGTATCTTGTGAAATTGTTATTTCGTTTTTTGTACAGAAATGTGAGGTATTCGATGCTCCTACCAAACAAACTATTTAG
- a CDS encoding DUF2800 domain-containing protein — protein sequence MSDHAVLSASGSHRWLNCLPSARLELEFENNESNAAAEGTAAHALCEHKLKKALHMRSKRPVSTYNNDEMEEHSDAYVEFVMEQFELAKQSCTDPLILIEQRLDFSCYVPQGFGTGDCIIIGDKKLHIIDFKYGMGVLVDAVDNPQMKLYALGALEIYDSLYDIEEVSMTIFQPRRENVSTWTIPVKELKDWAENELKPKAKKAYEGEGDYLPGEWCTFCRAAVKCRARAEEKLKLAQMEFKLPPLLTDSEIEEVLSKLSDLTKWANEIISYATDAAVNHGKEWHGFKVVEGRSIRKYKDEEAVAEAAKANGYKDIYRQSLITLTEMQKLMGKSKFQEILGGLIHKPPGKPTLVPLSDKRQAMNISNVKNEFNEITEE from the coding sequence ATGAGTGATCACGCAGTACTTTCCGCATCGGGGTCCCATAGGTGGCTGAATTGCCTTCCATCTGCAAGATTGGAACTAGAATTTGAAAATAACGAATCCAATGCAGCTGCTGAAGGCACCGCCGCCCATGCTCTTTGTGAACATAAACTTAAAAAAGCACTTCACATGAGAAGTAAGCGTCCTGTTTCAACTTATAACAACGATGAGATGGAAGAACACAGCGATGCTTATGTGGAATTTGTAATGGAGCAGTTTGAACTGGCAAAACAAAGCTGTACGGACCCGTTAATACTTATTGAACAACGTCTTGATTTTTCCTGCTATGTACCACAGGGGTTCGGAACTGGTGACTGCATCATCATTGGCGATAAAAAGCTTCATATTATCGATTTTAAGTATGGCATGGGTGTGTTAGTAGATGCGGTGGATAATCCGCAGATGAAATTGTATGCCCTTGGTGCTTTGGAAATCTACGATAGCCTGTATGATATCGAGGAGGTTTCCATGACCATCTTCCAACCCCGCAGGGAAAATGTCAGTACATGGACAATCCCGGTAAAGGAATTAAAAGACTGGGCAGAAAACGAGCTGAAGCCAAAGGCGAAAAAGGCCTATGAAGGCGAAGGTGACTACCTTCCAGGTGAATGGTGTACATTCTGCCGAGCGGCTGTTAAATGCCGTGCAAGAGCAGAAGAAAAGCTGAAATTAGCACAGATGGAATTTAAACTGCCACCCCTGCTTACAGATTCTGAAATTGAGGAAGTTCTCTCTAAATTGTCCGACCTTACAAAGTGGGCAAATGAAATCATTTCTTATGCTACGGATGCCGCCGTTAATCACGGGAAAGAGTGGCACGGTTTTAAGGTAGTTGAGGGTAGGTCTATCCGTAAATATAAGGACGAAGAGGCTGTGGCTGAAGCAGCCAAGGCAAACGGCTATAAAGATATTTACCGTCAGAGTCTCATTACCCTTACGGAAATGCAGAAGCTGATGGGTAAGTCGAAATTTCAAGAAATCCTCGGTGGTCTCATACATAAACCACCAGGTAAGCCAACGCTGGTTCCACTTTCGGATAAGCGGCAGGCTATGAATATATCAAACGTAAAAAACGAATTTAACGAGATAACGGAGGAATAG
- a CDS encoding DNA polymerase, translating to MNSISIDIETFSSANLQKSGVYRYAESDDFEILLFGYSVDGGEVQVVDLASGEEIPDEIINALMDDSVTKWAFNAMFERVCLSKWLNLADYLDPASWKCSMIWSAYMGLPLSLEGVGAVLGLEKQKLTEGKDLIKYFCTPCSPTKSNGGRVRNLPEHDMDKWERFKAYNLRDVEAEMFIQQKLSKFPMPENIWEEYHLDQEINDRGIAIDMTFVKQAVAIDEHSREKLMALMQDITNLENPNSVQQMKDWLADNGLETDTLGKKAVAEMLKTAPEPLGTVLELRQQLAKSSVKKYTAMENAVCSDGRARGMFQFYGANRTGRFSGRLIQLQNLPQNHMSDLEQARALVRSGNFDALTLLYDSIPEVLSELIRTAFIPREGMKFIVADFSAIEARVIAWLAGEKWRMGVFQNGGDIYCASASQMFNVPVEKHGVNGHLRQKGKIAELALGYGGSVGALKSMGALEMGIEEEELQPLVTAWRRSNPNITKLWWKVDRAVKTCVKQKTPTETHGIKFIYQRGMLFIVLPSGRRLAYVKPRMGENMFGGESVTYEGVGGTKKWERIESYGPKFVENIVQAISRDILCHAMQTLKNCSIVAHVHDEIIIEADMGTSLSAICEQMAKIPTWANGLLLSADGYECQFYQKD from the coding sequence ATGAATTCTATTTCTATTGATATTGAAACATTTAGTAGTGCCAACCTTCAAAAGTCTGGAGTTTACCGTTATGCAGAGAGTGATGATTTTGAAATTCTACTATTTGGGTATTCGGTGGATGGCGGTGAAGTACAGGTGGTTGACCTTGCCAGTGGGGAGGAAATCCCCGATGAAATCATAAACGCACTTATGGATGATTCCGTTACCAAGTGGGCTTTCAATGCAATGTTTGAGCGTGTGTGTCTATCAAAATGGCTTAACCTGGCAGATTATCTTGATCCTGCATCCTGGAAATGTTCCATGATATGGTCGGCATATATGGGATTACCTCTTTCTTTGGAGGGAGTTGGTGCAGTTCTAGGTTTGGAGAAACAAAAGTTAACAGAGGGTAAAGACCTCATTAAATATTTCTGTACACCTTGCTCCCCTACTAAATCAAATGGTGGTCGAGTTCGTAATCTGCCAGAACATGACATGGATAAATGGGAGCGGTTTAAAGCATATAACCTTCGTGATGTGGAAGCCGAGATGTTTATACAACAGAAATTATCTAAGTTTCCGATGCCTGAGAACATCTGGGAGGAATATCATCTCGACCAGGAAATCAATGATCGTGGCATTGCCATTGACATGACTTTCGTAAAACAGGCTGTTGCAATAGATGAACATTCCCGTGAAAAGCTAATGGCTTTAATGCAGGATATAACCAATTTGGAGAATCCAAATTCTGTACAACAAATGAAAGACTGGCTTGCCGATAACGGGCTAGAAACAGATACCCTTGGTAAAAAAGCGGTTGCTGAGATGTTAAAGACAGCACCTGAACCACTAGGCACTGTTTTGGAACTTCGTCAGCAGCTTGCGAAATCATCGGTGAAAAAATACACTGCAATGGAGAATGCGGTATGTAGTGACGGTCGTGCAAGAGGAATGTTTCAGTTTTACGGAGCCAATAGAACCGGTAGATTCTCTGGCAGGCTGATTCAGTTACAAAATCTCCCCCAAAATCATATGTCTGATTTGGAACAGGCTCGTGCTTTAGTTCGAAGTGGAAATTTTGATGCACTTACTTTGCTCTATGATTCTATCCCAGAGGTACTGTCGGAACTTATCCGCACTGCTTTTATACCACGAGAAGGTATGAAGTTCATTGTGGCAGATTTTTCAGCAATTGAGGCTCGCGTCATTGCTTGGCTTGCAGGTGAAAAATGGAGAATGGGTGTATTCCAAAACGGCGGAGACATCTACTGTGCCAGTGCCTCTCAGATGTTTAATGTACCTGTTGAAAAGCATGGTGTGAATGGCCACCTTCGTCAGAAGGGAAAAATTGCTGAACTTGCTCTCGGTTACGGAGGCTCTGTTGGAGCTTTAAAATCAATGGGTGCTTTGGAGATGGGAATTGAAGAAGAGGAACTGCAACCCCTTGTAACAGCCTGGAGGCGGTCCAATCCCAATATTACAAAACTCTGGTGGAAAGTAGACCGAGCAGTAAAAACTTGTGTGAAGCAAAAAACTCCCACAGAGACACACGGCATTAAATTTATCTATCAAAGAGGGATGCTCTTTATTGTTCTTCCTTCTGGCAGACGGCTTGCCTATGTGAAACCTCGTATGGGAGAGAATATGTTTGGCGGTGAGTCGGTTACTTATGAAGGGGTCGGTGGAACGAAGAAATGGGAAAGAATCGAAAGCTACGGTCCCAAATTTGTAGAGAATATTGTTCAAGCAATCAGTCGTGACATTTTGTGTCATGCCATGCAGACATTAAAGAATTGTTCCATTGTGGCTCATGTACACGATGAAATTATCATCGAGGCAGATATGGGGACGTCACTTTCCGCTATCTGTGAACAGATGGCTAAGATACCAACATGGGCAAATGGCCTGTTGCTTAGTGCTGATGGTTATGAGTGTCAGTTTTATCAAAAAGATTAA
- a CDS encoding ABC-three component system middle component 7, giving the protein MLLPNKLFSYKESTLSKFPILIKCLINRPYSVEELYNTNKSLFLDIEDYTETLCCLYALRKIKLDEERGVIVHAEEDSVR; this is encoded by the coding sequence ATGCTCCTACCAAACAAACTATTTAGCTATAAAGAAAGCACCTTATCTAAATTTCCAATACTTATTAAGTGCTTGATTAATAGACCTTACTCGGTAGAGGAATTATATAACACAAATAAAAGTCTGTTTTTAGATATAGAAGATTATACAGAAACGTTGTGCTGTCTTTACGCATTAAGAAAAATTAAACTCGATGAAGAAAGGGGAGTGATTGTCCATGCTGAAGAAGATTCAGTGCGATAA
- a CDS encoding helix-turn-helix domain-containing protein translates to MSLSYNRLWKLLIDRRMTKQDLRKITGLSSAPIAKLGKGQNVNTDVLIRICNALDCDLHDIVETVHDEKVDT, encoded by the coding sequence ATCAGTCTAAGCTACAACCGATTATGGAAACTGTTGATAGATCGAAGAATGACTAAACAAGATCTTCGAAAAATCACAGGTCTAAGCTCTGCTCCAATTGCTAAGTTAGGCAAAGGCCAGAATGTTAATACCGATGTATTAATTAGAATATGCAATGCATTAGACTGTGATTTACACGACATTGTAGAAACTGTTCATGATGAAAAAGTTGATACTTAG
- a CDS encoding DNA cytosine methyltransferase — MEYVSVKEKAEEWKVSERQVQYYCRQLQIDGVVKQSGVWLVPKNAQKPYDKKLKELRILSLFSGCGGMDLGFEGHFDIFKQQYNPRINNDWNVEEVNDKFIRLPKTRFTTVFANDIVPATQIAWSEFFADKKPVYCLDSIVDLVKLHQKNQIKVFPDNIDVVTGGFPCQDFSIAGKRLGFNSESSHNGGKLDVDDPTEESRGQLYMWMREVISITQPKVFVAENVKGLTNLGDIKQIIESDFSSISEGGYYVFPTRVLLAADYGVSQSRERVIFIGVRKKDLKPGILEKLENIHDYPELDPYPLKTHNNSGEAGLLPYVTVKEILSDLDEPEESSDIDQQRYSKAKFMGKHCQGQVEVDLSGIAPTIRSEHHGNIEFRRLSKENGGMHFDELSKGKKQRRLTIRECARIQSFPDNYQFIRPGRGGVSATSAYKMIGNAVPPLMAFHIAKRLEDLWPIYFG, encoded by the coding sequence TTGGAATATGTTTCAGTTAAAGAGAAAGCTGAAGAATGGAAAGTTTCGGAAAGACAAGTCCAGTATTATTGTCGTCAGTTACAGATAGATGGAGTAGTTAAACAGAGTGGGGTATGGCTAGTCCCAAAGAATGCTCAGAAACCCTATGATAAAAAGTTAAAAGAACTACGCATACTTTCATTGTTTTCTGGCTGCGGAGGTATGGATTTGGGCTTTGAAGGGCATTTCGATATTTTCAAACAACAATATAATCCTCGAATAAATAATGATTGGAATGTTGAAGAAGTAAACGATAAGTTCATTAGACTACCCAAGACAAGATTTACAACTGTCTTTGCAAATGACATTGTTCCAGCAACACAAATTGCATGGTCAGAGTTTTTTGCTGATAAGAAGCCTGTCTATTGTTTAGATAGTATAGTAGATCTTGTAAAGCTGCATCAAAAGAATCAAATTAAAGTATTCCCAGACAATATTGATGTAGTGACAGGAGGCTTCCCTTGCCAAGATTTTTCAATAGCAGGTAAAAGGCTGGGATTTAATTCGGAAAGCTCCCATAATGGTGGAAAGCTTGATGTTGATGACCCTACGGAAGAGAGCAGGGGACAATTATACATGTGGATGAGAGAAGTTATATCTATCACCCAACCAAAAGTTTTTGTGGCGGAAAATGTTAAGGGATTAACTAATTTAGGAGATATTAAGCAGATAATAGAGTCGGACTTTTCAAGTATATCTGAAGGAGGTTATTACGTATTTCCAACAAGAGTCTTGTTAGCAGCTGACTATGGAGTTTCTCAAAGTAGGGAAAGGGTTATTTTCATCGGGGTTAGAAAAAAGGATTTGAAGCCAGGAATTCTAGAAAAGTTGGAAAATATACATGATTATCCTGAGTTAGATCCTTATCCATTAAAAACACATAATAATTCAGGTGAAGCAGGACTATTGCCTTATGTAACGGTTAAGGAAATATTAAGCGACTTAGATGAACCAGAAGAGTCTTCCGATATTGACCAACAAAGGTACTCAAAAGCTAAATTTATGGGTAAACATTGCCAGGGGCAAGTTGAAGTTGATTTAAGTGGGATTGCACCCACAATCAGATCTGAACACCACGGGAATATTGAATTTAGAAGGCTTTCAAAAGAAAATGGTGGGATGCATTTTGATGAGCTTTCCAAAGGGAAAAAGCAAAGACGCTTAACAATTAGGGAATGTGCTCGTATACAATCATTTCCTGATAATTATCAATTTATAAGACCAGGGCGTGGGGGGGTATCTGCAACAAGTGCTTATAAAATGATTGGTAATGCTGTTCCACCATTAATGGCGTTTCATATTGCTAAGCGTCTTGAAGATTTATGGCCTATATACTTCGGATAA
- a CDS encoding DUF2815 family protein, whose amino-acid sequence MNNQNRTKVVTSVNTRLSYFHGWEPVSINGGAEKYSVSVLIPKTDKETINAINAAVDAAIEEGLAKFGGKKPNKAAIKLPLRDGDVERDDEAYKGHYFVNANSKTPPQIVDKAVRPILDRDEVYSGCYARVSLNFYAFNSNGNKGVACGLGNIQKIRDGEPLGGRSNAADDFTTIEDDDFLA is encoded by the coding sequence ATGAATAATCAAAACAGAACGAAGGTTGTTACAAGCGTCAACACACGTCTTAGCTACTTTCACGGCTGGGAGCCGGTATCCATCAATGGCGGAGCGGAAAAGTACAGCGTATCCGTATTGATTCCCAAAACAGATAAGGAAACTATCAATGCTATCAATGCAGCAGTAGATGCAGCCATTGAAGAGGGCCTTGCAAAGTTTGGTGGTAAAAAGCCGAATAAGGCTGCTATCAAACTGCCACTTCGAGATGGTGACGTAGAACGTGATGACGAGGCTTACAAAGGACATTACTTTGTAAATGCCAACAGCAAGACTCCACCCCAAATAGTAGATAAAGCAGTCAGACCTATCTTGGATCGCGACGAGGTTTACAGTGGTTGTTATGCAAGAGTATCCCTGAATTTCTATGCTTTTAACTCTAATGGCAATAAGGGTGTAGCTTGTGGTCTTGGCAACATCCAAAAGATAAGAGATGGGGAGCCTTTAGGCGGAAGAAGCAATGCGGCTGATGATTTCACAACTATTGAAGATGATGATTTTCTGGCATAA
- a CDS encoding ECF-type sigma factor — MYDNKPTYLEVPDEDCTVMIDMDYEDRLSCAEDKETVTRRSLQEIMDERFNKPEYNNWHKLDRHSAATTPPKKLNGKRGYSKATDDNEGKNIKENTIELYPDNTDEVTREKQEEYEYLCEIIRKTLKEKQAELLIAIFLDGVSVTEYAEREGVSKSAISHRLDTAKKNFKKVFPESSTFPSCHG; from the coding sequence ATGTACGACAACAAACCTACCTATTTGGAGGTACCAGACGAGGACTGCACTGTAATGATTGATATGGACTATGAGGATAGGCTATCCTGTGCCGAAGATAAGGAAACGGTGACTCGACGGTCGCTACAGGAAATTATGGACGAGCGTTTCAACAAGCCAGAGTACAATAATTGGCATAAGCTTGATCGTCATTCAGCTGCAACTACCCCGCCTAAGAAGCTAAATGGAAAAAGGGGATATTCAAAAGCTACTGATGACAATGAAGGTAAAAACATAAAGGAAAATACGATTGAGTTATATCCTGATAACACCGATGAAGTGACTCGTGAGAAACAAGAAGAGTATGAATACCTCTGTGAAATTATCCGTAAGACCCTCAAGGAGAAACAAGCAGAGTTACTGATTGCTATATTCCTAGATGGTGTTTCTGTAACAGAGTATGCAGAGCGTGAGGGTGTTAGTAAAAGTGCCATTTCACACCGTTTAGATACAGCTAAGAAGAATTTCAAAAAAGTTTTTCCAGAATCCTCAACTTTCCCCTCTTGCCACGGCTAA
- a CDS encoding DUF2326 domain-containing protein, whose amino-acid sequence MLKKIQCDKFISKGQMRPPIEFKKGLNTILGGVNANNSIGKTTLLLIIDFAYGGNSYLDSDAVNQVGLHTINFEFKFNGTSYFFSRSTTQRSTVNKCDEQFNFVEEINIKEFLNFLQEQYGIDFYGSSFRELISRYFRIYGKNNHDERKPLHSNPKEKNVVAITALEKLFDSFEVVESYRTELKKVSDKLDALKKAKKQDVISYGSITTKKRYNENLNELEKLNEDLKNLASSNNSNYVSLDLEQANQISQIKTQLSVLMRNRTSTKTQLSLVEDNLSSNPEIHHGPYEELEQFFPGVNIRKLSEIESFHEKLSEILMTEYEQQKNELSKTLEQLNKEIDNLKNQLSKHGEPANYSTTYLNKYKNLNLAIERLVAQNRDYLLVEELNVSKKDVKEQLQKVEEAELRRIESSINEQMVRFNDRIYEKKRKAPVLDLDSGTTYEFYTPDDSGTGTSYKSLIVYDLSVLETTMLPALAHDSLLFKNIGDEPLNKIVQLYTEFDKQIFIAFDKDESYSEETSQILNSTAVIRLNENGDELFGRSWNIKE is encoded by the coding sequence ATGCTGAAGAAGATTCAGTGCGATAAATTCATTTCCAAAGGGCAAATGCGTCCACCGATAGAATTTAAGAAAGGTCTTAATACTATTCTTGGAGGGGTGAATGCCAATAACTCCATTGGCAAGACAACTCTGCTACTGATTATTGATTTTGCATATGGTGGAAACTCCTACCTTGATAGCGATGCTGTAAACCAAGTGGGACTTCATACGATTAATTTTGAATTTAAATTCAATGGTACATCCTATTTCTTTTCTAGAAGTACAACACAGAGGTCTACAGTCAATAAATGTGACGAGCAATTTAATTTTGTTGAAGAAATTAACATTAAAGAGTTTTTGAATTTTCTACAAGAACAATATGGTATTGATTTTTATGGAAGTTCATTTAGGGAGTTAATTAGTCGCTATTTTAGAATCTATGGAAAAAATAACCATGATGAAAGAAAGCCTCTACATAGCAATCCAAAAGAAAAAAATGTAGTAGCAATTACTGCATTAGAAAAGTTATTTGATTCATTTGAAGTTGTTGAATCGTATCGAACAGAACTCAAAAAAGTATCTGATAAACTTGATGCTCTTAAAAAAGCCAAAAAGCAAGATGTTATATCTTACGGCTCTATCACCACAAAGAAACGTTATAACGAAAATCTTAATGAATTAGAAAAATTGAATGAAGATTTGAAGAATCTCGCAAGCTCTAATAACTCTAATTATGTAAGTCTTGATTTAGAACAGGCTAATCAAATAAGCCAGATTAAGACCCAATTGAGTGTTTTGATGAGAAATAGAACGTCAACTAAAACGCAATTAAGTCTTGTTGAAGATAATCTCTCTTCAAACCCAGAGATCCATCACGGACCATATGAAGAGTTAGAACAATTCTTTCCAGGAGTTAATATTCGCAAGCTGTCTGAAATCGAATCATTTCATGAGAAACTAAGTGAAATATTGATGACTGAGTATGAGCAGCAGAAAAACGAACTTAGCAAAACTCTTGAACAACTAAATAAAGAAATAGATAATCTAAAGAATCAGCTTTCTAAGCATGGAGAGCCAGCAAACTATTCAACGACCTACTTAAATAAGTATAAAAATTTAAACCTTGCAATCGAAAGGCTAGTAGCACAAAATCGAGATTATCTTTTAGTTGAGGAATTAAATGTTTCAAAGAAGGATGTAAAAGAACAACTTCAGAAAGTCGAAGAAGCTGAATTACGTAGAATTGAGAGTAGTATTAATGAACAAATGGTGCGTTTTAACGATAGAATCTACGAGAAAAAAAGGAAAGCACCTGTACTAGATTTAGACAGTGGTACAACCTATGAATTCTATACTCCTGATGATAGCGGTACCGGAACTTCCTATAAAAGTCTTATTGTATATGATCTAAGTGTTTTAGAAACGACTATGCTACCTGCACTAGCACACGATTCGCTTCTGTTTAAAAACATTGGTGATGAACCACTAAATAAGATAGTTCAGCTATACACAGAGTTTGACAAACAAATATTCATTGCTTTTGACAAAGACGAATCTTACTCAGAGGAAACTAGTCAAATCCTTAATAGCACAGCTGTCATTCGACTAAATGAAAACGGCGATGAACTATTTGGGCGCTCATGGAATATCAAGGAGTGA
- a CDS encoding helix-turn-helix domain-containing protein, which yields MRIQYNKLWKVLIDKDMKKKDLQNAASFSSYTIAKLKKNEPISMKIFVKTSTSLDV from the coding sequence ATGAGGATTCAATACAATAAGTTATGGAAAGTACTTATTGATAAAGATATGAAGAAGAAAGATTTACAGAATGCTGCGTCATTCAGTTCTTATACTATCGCTAAATTAAAGAAAAATGAGCCTATTAGTATGAAAATATTTGTGAAAACCTCTACATCCTTAGATGTGTAG